In Mytilus trossulus isolate FHL-02 chromosome 6, PNRI_Mtr1.1.1.hap1, whole genome shotgun sequence, a single window of DNA contains:
- the LOC134723044 gene encoding solute carrier family 23 member 1-like encodes MMDASMGYVRRLSSKGDILTGFDLANADIVKDETGIHIRIKKKDDPLQKKSFPESVNIQQLSKDHEAAANKEVETEEDHWKLLYRVSDTPSILMTILFAFQQTLMGLPFCVMSAIMVAQAVCGDDDNDLKTRMLSTTVFLSAITTFLQATFGVR; translated from the exons ATGATGGATGCTTCTATGGGATATGTCCGCCGATTGTCAAGTAAAGGTGATATTTTGACGGGATTTGATTTAGCCAATGCGGATATTGTTAAGGACGAGACG GGTATCCACATTCGTATAAAAAAGAAGGATGATCCTTTACAAAAGAAAAGTTTCCCGGAATCAGTCAATATACAACAATTATCAAAAGACCATGAAGCTGCTGCTAACAAAGAGGTTGAAACAGAGGAAGATCATTGGAAGCTGTTGTATAGAGTTAGTGATACACCATCGATTTTGATGACAATATTGTTCGCATTCCAG CAAACTTTGATGGGTCTGCCATTTTGTGTTATGTCAGCCATAATGGTTGCCCAAGCTGTATGTGGGGACGATGACAACGATCTCAAGACACGGATGCTCTCAACAACTGTTTTCCTGTCTGCCATTACAACTTTTTTACAAGCAACTTTTGGTGTTAG GTGA